GGCGGCGACGATGGCGCGGTGGTGCTCGGAGGCGTTGAGGGCGAGGTAGCACGCGAGCAGCTCCTCGAGGCCCCGCGGCGAGGCGCGGACGTCGTCGTTGGCCGCGATCATCTCCGCCATGCTCGCCAGGAAGTCCTCCTCCGGGTCCGCCGACTCCTTCACCACCACCAGGCTCTCCTGcagccagcgccgccgcctcgcttGTCGCCTCCGCGGCCCGGTGGTCGCCATCGCCGGGGGCTGCGCGTCCGCCGGCCTTCTCCCCATCCGCCCGCCGCTCGCCTTCACGTagagccgcggccgccgccgcgccctggccGTCGGTGACGCGCCGCCGCTCCccgaggcctcctcctcctccccgtccgcCTTTCTGCCGGCCGGTTTGGTGAGGATGGGCCGCAGCTTGAGCTCCGGCATCGCCCTGAGCCCGTCGAACCGGTCGGCCGCGGCCCGCGCCACGGTGACCACGTCGAAGATGATGTCGCTCGGCTGCGGGCTGCGCGGGAACTGCGTGTCCCGGCGCTTGGGCGGAATCGGAATCCCCTTGACAGCTCCACGCTCGCCGCTGGGGACGTAGTAGGACGCCCTGTTCGGGGTGCACGGAGGCGGCACCGGCACCTCccgcgacgacgccgacgacggcggcggggtcaCCACCGCCGGAGCACGATCGCCCCTTGCGAtctcgccggcgtcgcctcctcgCTTGCGCCGCAGCCTGTAGAACCAGGAGGCCGGCGGTGGCATCGTCGTGGCACGAGAGGGCGTCAGGCTTGAGGTCTCACGCTAGCTAGCTCTCCACTCTGGCTTTGTGTTGCACTCGCTGTGCTGTACAGTGGGGAGGCTGGGGGAGAATGTGGAGTGAGCTGCCGAGCGTGCACTTTTTATGGCGCGAAGGCTCGCCGCGGGTGGCGGTCGACAGACACAAAGCCGCGGTGGAAAAGCGCGAGCGGCGTCACATAACAATCTGGCATCTGTTCCGGCGGGGAGCCCGTCCGATTAGGATATCCCGAAAACGCTTGCACCTCATGCTAAATCTATTTCTTTTCTCCTTACATTGTTCATTTTAAATGCGTAGCTCACTGTCTTGCGTGGCACAGATTGCGTAGTAACATCTGCTGTAAACTGTGTGGCAAACAAACACTGTCAACTTGTGTCAAGTGCGCAATTATTTTACAGTAGCACGAACCGACGGACCCGGACTAATTGAGCACGGAACATGGTCCACAAAGGTCAAAACGTCTGATTTGAATTCGACAGACATGTGTAGGCCGGGGACTGATCGAAGACCGGGGAGAGACGAGGCGAGGCCGGCCGGACCACGCTGCCACCTCCCCAGCTTTTTACCATAGGCCTGCAACGGCTACTGATTATTGTCTGTACCCAGCATTTTTGCACATGAGTTTCTTCACAGCAGGAGATAAGCGAGTGGTTAGTAGGTAGGAGTGTGAACCAAGTTACTACGTAGTTCTTGAGGCAGGGGCAGCCATGATTCGGTGCCTGCAGGGGACATGAGCGCTTCCAAAAGTCCAGGCTCTGGTCCACCACGCATCAGTGTGCGGCTTCGCTTTGCTTTGGTTTGCCCCGGCCCTCGTGTGGGCCGGGGGCAATTAGTTAGCCTTGTTAGAGATCGCACAGCTAGCTTAGCTAGTGCTGCAGCCAGTCATCTGCTACTGCTAGAATTCTAGATGCTCCGCGCAGTTGCACCTGCAGCTTCGCTCCATCGCGTGCATCGTGGCATGGGGGAACCAGTGCGCTTTTCTCTTCCTTGCTGTGGTCAGTGTACTACTGATGAAGATATTCAGAAGTGTGCTGCACTTCAAACAGACAAGTTCAGGGCACAAATGTCCTAGACGGATGACGGTTAAATCTAATTAAATCAGTGGTCGATCGCCACGCGGGAGCATGCAGACGAATCATTCAGTAGTATCTATGATCGCGCTCATGATTTCGCGGCGCGGTTTGCCGCCGATCTCCTCCTCGCTGGATTCCTCCTGCCAGTGGTTGCGGGGACACTAGCTACGAGAGGGATCACCCTCGCGCGTCgcgactactccctccgtttcaagatacatgactcaactttatactaactatagtacaaagttgggtcatctattttggaaggagggagtagatcaCTAGACGGCCGCAGTACAGTCCAGTCCCAGTCCCTGTCCAGTCCACCGGTGCTATCTAGCTAGCTGCTGGTACCAAGTGAAGTTTAGCATGCCAAAACTGCCACTGTAATCGCGGATTTGCGGTGGCCGAGCCAGCAACCACCGGTCTACTACCTGCGTAGCCCAACTCATGGAACGGGGAAGAAGTCAGTGGACATGAAACAGCACCCTGAAGCTCTGTCCGAGTGCACAGTGCAGGTGAGGTCGGCAGGTGGAGTTAAGATGGCGGCGTCTCCTCCGTTAGGTAGGTACGAGCGATCACCAATCACAGCTGAAGAGAATTTTAGAAACGAGAGGGAATTTTGTGAGGGCCGCGGCATGATTGTGGCTTTGCAAATCCTACTCGAACGCCATCATTGCGATGATCACGATCGCAGACGGCGGGTTTATATGCGCGCGCGCAGGCGGAGGTTTCAGTCATGGCGATCGATCATTGTGGTTGTTAAGGGATTGACACGTTTGTGGGCCGGCGTTTTACTTCCAATCATGCAGCAAGTCTAATACTCCTATATAGTATACTCCTATATAGTATACTTACAACACAGGCTTGATTGCTGACGCAATACGCACGAAGATACTACATGTATCTAGTAGCATGTGCATCTCTTGTCGGTTGCAACGTTCGGACGCGCCTCAAGGGTGGTTGTTAAGGGATTGATACGTAGTACATACATGCATAGAACCGCTAAGGAATTATTTGTACTACATTTTGTAGGAAtcatgcgaatcaaagaggtcctttTTTTTTTGAAGGGAACAATTGCTATTCCATTACAGAGACATCAGGCCGGCTCGGCCCTGGATCGGGGCGCTCCTCCGATCTGGCGGCCGGTGAGCCGGGGTTCGCCGGATCCGCCCGGATCTGGCCGGCGTGGCCCTGCCTCGTCCTGCCCGGCTTGGGTCGCGGTGTGGTGCTCCCTGGTGGCGGCGGTATGGGTCTTTCTCCATGGTTCGACGGGATGTGTGCGGTGGGTGGATGCCGGGGCAGCGGCCTCGGGTGGTGTGGATGGCGTTGCCTCTGCGGGCGACGGCCGTGGGTGCTGGTGGTCCGCGACTTCGGCCGCGCGGGCGGCGAGGTCTCGGTGGACGTCTACTACAGTGGGTCGGGGTGCCCCGTCACTCGGCGTGCCTGCTTCGATGAAGTCGAACGCCTTCTTCAGCTGCGTGCGCTCCTCTGGCCAGGTCTTTGGCCGAGTGGATGGGATGGGGGcgggaccgggggaaacccttggccgtcgGCGGAGGCCACGACAATGGCGACGCCTTTGCTGGGCGTCGGTTCCCTTCTTGGAGGCCTTGTCGAGGTCCTCTCCCATCTTTCACTGTGCTCTTCTTTTGGGCGAAAGCTCTAGTTCCCCTTGTGGGCGATGGCGTCGTACCCTCGTcgtgctccttcttgaaggcgtcgcctcGGGTTCCCGGAATCACGGTGGGCGCTTTGCGGTGCGTGTGAGGTGTTTGGCGGCGGCAATGTGTGCAACGTTTCATCTATTCTACCGCCGGTCTTCATCTTGTGGTAGCGCTCCTTCGGCTTGGAGATGGACTGGCATAGGTGGTGGTCGTcatttggcgtcatggtggcgtcgatggcggaggaacctgccaaggttggtacctcaatctGCTCTAAAGATGGACAAGTGGAAGATggtggcgacgacacatgtgagtgcgtcggactggattgtgccccggacccggtatgtggctcggtcggGGCTTCCagttttagatgttaggcttaggtgagaggccTGGGTATatggcccagcttgcaccccttcttcatatggataggagtagcggcatatgttgccaagatggcggattcaggcatattattgtactactttgtaaggtcctcgagaataatcaataaaatggccgcatgcatctccccgatgcagaggccgggggtcatcctccttttctaaaaaaaaattacAGAGACCTGCTGGTTAAATCCCCAGCTACAGAGTTCATTACAAGTTCAGGAAACTGGCCTAACCAGATTTCATACATGCCATCTCCTAAGCTAGCTCCATGTGCTGCTAAGACATGCGCTGCATTGTTACAAGACCTAGGGCATACATAAAGTTTTACATTCTCAAAAGCGACCCTCAGTTGAAATTTTATCTCTTGGAACAAGGCTCCGAGTGGCGCTGGGTCATAGTCCTCACTTGAAATTGCTTGCTTCAGCACTGTGGAATCCATTTCGAAGATGACTTGGTTGAAACCCATCTTGGCTGTTGCATTGAGCGCATTTAGTAGTGCTAGTGCTTCAGCATGAAGGGCATCCGAGACGTGTTCCAGGTTTCCTGCACCTGCAGCTAAAAGTAAACCATACTCATCtcttaccactagtagaaaaagggtaatttgttccggttcataagggcctttagtcccggttctggaaccgggactaaagggtcattactaaagcctcccctttagtcccggttcttacacgaaccgggactaaaggccgttcacgtggccgctgtctggagctccacctttagtcccggttggtaacaccaaccgatactaaaggtatttttataaaaaaaaattgattttttttttaaaattcgattttcaaatttctaaattattttctAATTTActctctaatcatccctcatcactgcttaatttaacctctaatctctaatcacccatcatcattcatctaacttcccggccggtcacccatcctctgactactccagcctgagcacgcttaactttcaggttctattccccctcgtttccaagtctgcacttcttGTTTACCTAATAATAgaaagatgtcaatcctattaaccctcaggagtttagcttgagcatgaagtcacatgtttcactgtttgagtttgaaactattattctaaaaaacaataattatttagtaacactaatatttcttcaataagtagtttgaccatagtttgaccacagtttgaccagattggaccaaaattcaaaaatatgaaataattatttagtaacactaatattcttgaataattatgtagtaacactaatatttcttgaataagtagtttgaccagatttgaccacagtttgaccagatttgaccaaaattctaaaaaactgtaataattatttagtaatactaatattattgaataattatttagtaatactagtacttcttgaataagtagtttgaccaaagtttgacctgatttaaccacaattcaaaaaaaaaattgaaatttgagcataactttttttccttttagaatttgaggattctaaaaatttgcaaacaggtcgtaggctgtcaaaatcggatgcggatttttatgctgaacattttgatatattatactttttttctgacatcgtatgcaaaagttatagccgttttacattttccctacactttttgcaaaacatgtccaaatttaagtttttaaattttcctaactagtacatgtagtaacataactacatctggaaggattttaatttttgaaatttttatcattttctttagctttttacaaaactgaaaagtcgaccgggggggggggggggtagagcttgaaaatgggacctttagtaccggttcgtgccatgaaccggtactaatgtctcaaaccccattagtaccggttggtagctcgaaccgggactaaaggtctaacctttagtaccggttggtgccacgaaccggtactaatgggcatcgcaacctttagtcctggttcgtggcaccaaccgggactaaagtgttggggaacgtagtaatttcaaaaaaattcctacgcacacgcaagatcatggtgatgcatagcaacgagaggggagaatgttgtccacgtaccctcgtagaccgacaggggaagcgttatcacaacgcgattgatgtagtcgtacgtcttcacgatccgaccgatcatgtaccgaacgcacggcacctccgagttctacacacgttcagctcgatgacgtccctcgaactccgatccagccgagtgttgagggagagtttcgtcagcacgacggcgtggtgacgatgatgatgttccaccgacgcagggcttcgcttaagctccgcaacggtattatcgaggtgtaatatggtggaggggggcaccgcacacggctaagagatctcaaggatcaattgttgtgtctctggggtgcccccctgcccccgtatataaaggagcaagggaggaggaggccggccctaggagggggcgcaccaagtgtggagtcctactaggactccctagtcctagtaggattccacctcccatatggaataggaaaagaggaagggaaaaagagaaggaaggaagggggcgccccccttccctagtccaattcggaccaaaccaaggggaggggtgcggtcacccttgaggcccttttccttctttcccgtatggcccaataaggcccaatacgtattcccgtaactctccggtactccgaaaaatacccgaatcactcggaacctttcggaagtccgaatatagtcgtccaatatatcgatctttacgtctcggccatttcgagactcctcgtcatgtccccgatctcatccgggactccgaactccttcggtacatcaaaactcaataaaactgtcatcgtaacgttaagcgtgcggaccctacgggttcgagaactatgtagacatgaccgagacacctctccggtcaataaccaatagcgggacctggatgcccatattggctcccacatattctacgaagatctttatcggtcagaccgcataacaacatacgttgttccctttgtcaccggtatgttacttgcccgagattagatcgttggtatctcgatacctagttcaatctcgttactggcaagtctctttactcgttccgtaatacatcatcccgcaactaactcattagtcacaatgcttgcaaggcttatagtgatgtgcattaccgagtgggcccagagatacctctccgacaatcggagtgacaaatcctaatctcgaaatacgccaacccaacaagtacctttggagacacctgtagagcacctttataatcacccatttacgttgtgacgtttggtagcacacaaagtgttcctccggtaaacgggagttgcataatctcatagtcataggaacatgtataagtcatgaagaaagcaatagcaacatactaaacgatcgggtgctaagctaacggaatgggtcaagtcaatcacgtcattctcctaatgaggtgatcccgttaatcaaatgacaactcatgtctatggctaggaaacataaccatctttgattaacgagctagtcaagtagaggcatactagtgacactctgtttgtctatgtattcacacatgtattatgttttcggttaatacaattctagcatgaataataaacatttatcatgatataaggaaatatatgatactttattattgcctctagggcatatttccttcataaaggtcccatttgaaccgggactaatgcctgtacggtgccctagccgctcgaaccgggactaatgctcacattagtttcggttcgtaatgcaaccgggattaatgctcttttctggccgaaccaaagccctgttttctactagtgtacagtAAACCCCCATCCTCCAGCATGCGTTCCTTTGTGAAATGCACCATCAGTATTTACTTTCAAAAACTCACCTGGTGGAGGAGTCCACTTTTGGATGTTTGTTTGCTTTGGGATCATCCTCCGCTGCTTCAGGCTCCTGTATTCATAAGTATGGTAATTAATAGAAGATACTATGTCATCTAGGCATTTGATTTTCTCTCCAGCATTGGCTTTGTTTCTTTGATGCCAAACTAACCAAAGTAAGATACACACTTTCATACATTCCTCCTCATTCAGCCGAAACACTTCTTCCAATAGACACAGAGGATTTGTGCACAACAACAAATTCAGCCTGATAGGTTCCATTTGGGATAAACCCCAAATCTTTTTCACAAATTTGCATTTCAGGAAGCAATGCCCTCCATCCTCATCAAATCTAAAGCAAGCTGGGCATCGTGTATCCACTTCCAAACCCCTCCGCTTTAGTTTCATTCTTAAGGGTAAACTATAAGTTGCTAGACGCCATAAGAAGTGGAGTATCTTACCTGGCAGGGGGAGGGCCCAAAGTTTTCCCCAGTTGAAATTTGTACCTTCATTATTACTCCATGTACTAGATGCCTGTCCCCGAGACGATTCTTGTTCTGCACAGTCCAAAGCCACCTTATAAGCTGATTTCACCGAAAATAACCCTTTCTTGTCATAATGCCAAGCGATGAAATCACTAGTGTGCTCCTCGATTGGAATTTGTAGGATTATCTCAGCATCTTCAGTGTTGAAGGTTTGCCGCACCAACTGCTTGTCCCAAGTGTTTGTGGCTGGATCAATGAGTTCTACAACTCTTGTGACCAGGTGTCTTCCTCTCACAGAGGTAACTCTTCTAGTACTGCCTGTTGGTATCCACGGATCTGACCAGATCTTTATGCTTCTACCATCGCCCACTTGCCAAATCAATCCCTTTTTCAAAAGCTCAACTCCTTTTAGGATGCTACGCCATGTGTACGACATTCCATTCTTCGGCTTCGCTTTGATTATACTACTCTTTGGATGGTATTTTGCTGCAAGTACTCTTGCACACAAGGAGGAAGGAGATTGGAGGAGGCGCCATGCTTGTCTTGCCAACATTGCCATGTTGAAATGATGTAGATCCCTGAAACCCAGACCTCCCACTCTCTTTGGTTTAGATAGTTTCTCCCAGCTTGTCCAATGTATCTTGTTAACTCTGCCCATTTGGCTCCACCAATATTTGCAGATCATGGAACTGAGATCCTCACATAATGCTTTAGTTATATCGAAGCAGGACATTGTGTACACTGGTATAGCCTGAGCTGCCGCTTTAATAAGTACCTCCTTTCCAGACTTCGAAAGTAATTTTTCCTTCCACCCCTGAATTTTATTCCATatcttctcctttatataaatgAAAGTTCTTTTTTTTGCCCTCCCTACATAAGCCGGCATTCCCAAATATCTTCCTTTGAGACCTTCAGATAGTATATGCATAGTGTCCATCACCTCTTTCTTATGATTTTGATCTGTATTCTTACTGAAAAGGATAGCTGATTTATCTTTATTAATAACTTGCCCTGAACAAGCTTCATATTTATGTAGTATGGAGCTCACAGCTCTAGCATTGCTCGCATTAGCTTCAAAAAATAGTAGTGAATCGTCTGCGAATAGGAGGTGACTCACACTTGGTGCTTCTCTGCAGAGTTTAATACCACACAAGATGCCCTTCCTCTCAGCTTCGTATAGCATAGATGAGAAACCCTCTGCACACAGGAGGAACAAGTAGGGTGAGAGAGGGTCTTCCTGTCGCAACCCTCTCTGGGGTATGATTAACTCTGTCAAGTCCTTGTTCACCTTGACCTGGTACCTCACTGTTGTAACACACTTCATCACCAAATTTACCCAGCCAATGGCAAACCCCAGTCTAAGCATCATTTCTTTCAAAAAAGTCCATTTCACACGATCGTAGGCTTTACTCATGTCTAGTTTCAGCGCTGCATAGCCTACcttgcctcttcttcttctctgCAAAAAATGTGTTAGTTCATATGCTAAGAGGATATTATCTGAAATTATGCGGCCCGGAACAAATGCACTTTGGTTAGGAGATATAATATCAGGAAGAATATATTTCAGTCTATTTGAGATTACTTTAGAAATCACCTTATAGATGACATTGCAAAGACTGATGGGCCTTAAGTCCTTCATGCTTTGTGGGTTGGGACACTTTGGAATTAGAACCACTGTGGTATCATTCCACCCCTCCGGCATTTGACTGCCTTTGAGGGTATTTAGAACTTCAGTTGTTACCCTGTCTCCCACAATATGCCAAAATCTTTTGTAGAAAATTGCAGGCATTCCGTCAGGCCCTGGTGCTTTGAGGTCTCCAATGCTCCATACTACTGCCTTTACTTCCCCTTCAGTATACTCTGCACATAGTCTCTCATTCATTTGCTCAGAAACTATATGCCTCACTTCTTGTAGGACTTCTTTACTGTTTGGCCCAACCGTGGAAGTGAAGAGGTAAAAAAAAATAACTTGCTACATGTTCTTTTAAGCAGTTCTCACCCTCTATCCACTTGCCATCTTCCCTTCTAAGTCCCTTTATAGTATTCTTCCTTTTCCTTTCTGAGGCAAAAGCGTGAAAAAGGATGTGTTTTTGTCCCCTGCTTGTAACCACCTAACATGAGCTCTTTGCTTCCAAAAAGTGTCTTGTTGCTGCTCCAGCCTAGCAAGCTTCTCCCGTAAGAAGTGTTCTCTAGACACTATAGTCTGGTCAACTGGGGCCCTTCTGACTTTCTCCAGTTCTACTTTGATTGCTTTAATTCTTTTCTCCAAGTTACCTAGAACATTAGAGTCCCAGTCCTAAAGATCTCTCCCTACTTTCATTAATCTCTTTGATAGATCATACTCCCCTTGGAGGGGAGCAGCAGACCAAGCATTACTTATAATCTCTTCACAACCTTCCTCCTGTAACCACTTCGCTTCGAATCTGAACCCCTTGGATCATGTAGGAAAATTCGCGGCAGGGTTTAAAAACTCGGGGGGCAAAGTGCAATTTATTTTTCTCTATCTAGCCCCCCTCCCCCCAATCCGTATTTCATGTTCAAAAGATTCTAAAATATATTAGCACATTCATAACACATCAATGTATATTATCACAAAAATTCAAAATATAGCTTAGAAAATCAAAACGACAAATTCGACACTGAATATGACATAACAATAGTTGGGCTTTACATTTGGCCATTATCATATTTATGTCAAATTTGTTGTTTTTGTATCTCAAACAAATTTTTAAATTTGGATATGAAATTTTGTGACAACATACTCCTATATGCGAGAGGCTGAATTGCTAACGCAATACATACAAAGATACATGAAACTAGTAGCGGGTGTATCTCTTGTCGATTACAACGTTTGGATGCTCTTCAAGGGTGGTTGTCAAGGGATTGACACGTAGTACATGTATAGAATTGCTAAGGAACCGCGAActtggttaggaggacagtggtatccccagcccatcaggtttcaaatcctgatgctcgcaaACAATATTATGCGCAAAATTGCACAGAGGAAGCATATTTCGTATCAAATTTTACGTCTAGCATGCCATTGAACGTTATCTTTTGGTGGACAACGACCGGTGCTAAGTAGACAAACTAGCTCCATTTGGTTCAATGATTAATGAGAGTCACATTAACACATCAGCCCGATATGTtctagcggaagctccatatcttAGGATCGTATGCCGACATGGTGAGTGCTAATCATCACTTTCACAGGAACTTTACCAGGGAACTCAAAGCCCCTTTTAAGATCAAAATGTTTTCTGTATCGATATAGATGGGTGACTTGACTAATGACAACTCGGCTAAGCACAATTGGAATGTAGTAAAAAAATGATGTTATTTTGCTGTGGAGGGAACAATATAGCATTTATTTATCCCTTGCCCCTTTGAGTGTATCTTGTGACAAATTATGTTTGTAGTGTTTAATCTGCAATGCGATTGAGAATTGGTTGTGAGGGGGTAGTAGACAACTTTAGGCTCAAATACTGGGTAGGGGTGTGCCTTTATGTTGGGCAACttgaaatgtcatcatgatactaAATTTAACCCCCAAAAAAGAGTTTTCAGTTTCTTATAGCTTATTCGTATGTCTACCCACTCGATTTGTAAGTGGGCGCTCACTTTAGCAATTGGAGGCGCGGGAGTCTCTTAGATGTACGCACTTGGAGATGGTTGTTCAAGCTATGGCAATAGAAATAATCGAGCACAAGTGCAACTATAATCTACATTGCTTTGGCTCCGAACTTGGCCTTTTATTTCCTTTTTGAGAAGCGATAGTATGAAATAATGATGGCTGCATGCAGAAGACGAAGTGCATCCTCTTTCTCATGGAAATGTGGGTTTGCATTTATCCCCTCTCACCCCCATGACACGTGTGAAACAATCCGACAGTTCTTTACGTCAGTGCAACAATTCCCAAACCACACAACTGCTTTTTGTGTGGTTTGGTTATTCCACTATGTACTTGCTAAATGTCCAAAAAAATTGGAAGTTTCACATTAGAAAAGCATCTCTTCTTACCTCATTTAGATGTGGTTTGACCACTTTGCATCCTATTTCACATTTTTTCTACCAAATTTGACCGTTGATTGGTGGAGCCACTTTTCGAGCCCATCAAAATAGGATGCAAAGTGACCAAACCACTTCTAAATGGGGACTTAGCAAAAATATGTCATATTTGATTCAGAGCATCCTTGACTCGTAGGTTTCTAAAAACAAAGTAACAGTAAAAACGTGGGATTGAAATGGTATGTCCATTCAAATTCCAAAGGATTTtggtttgtttgattgtgtcatgTTGTCATAGAAAGAACAAAAGATTCTATTCAAGAGGCTTGGGTGAATGTTAATTTCATATAAATGTAGTCCCCCCCTTTTTTTGTTAAAGTTTTTGATCTATTCACCAATCATCAAGGCAGTACAAAGGACACATGAAGTAAAAGAAACTACATCCAGGTCCATACACCACCTTGCAATGGCCGAGGGCACGCCGCCGTCTTCGCCTCTCCCTCACCGGAGTCGGACAGACCTTATTGTAGTAGACATTCGAGAAGTCGTTGTACTAAGGTCCCACACGATCAACACATTAGAAGAACAACGATCGCCAATGAATAGAAGCATACATCAAAAGGACCAACATGTATACTTACAAACATAGACGAACGAGAAATGAATCCAAGTGGATTCATCGAAGATAAACACTGATCGATTTCCGCGAGATCCGTCGAAGACACATCTCCAAACATCCTCCAACAACGCTAGAGGCGCCGCCGAGACGGGGGCTATGCGAGAAGAACCTTACTCCAACTTCAGAGAGCTGCCGGCCTGCCCACAAACAGAGAATAGTTTGACAAAATAAGTATTTTATAGAAGTCAATCCTATACTATTCAAACAAACAATTCCATTTTTTAAGCAAAATTCGTAAGGAAATCCTTTAAATCAAAATCAAATAGGCCCAGTCTTTTGCGCGCCCGCCGTTGACGTCCACATCGCGCGCATGGATGGAAGATCGATCTGGAAAGGACAGGAAGAATGTTTGGCATCCGCGTGTTCCCGACGGGGACCGGTCGGCCCGCGAGGCGTGCGCCCGTCCGCGGCCCGGCAGTTCGGTGCCGGACCACGCCCGCGGCTTTAAAGCTGCCATCCTTTTCGCGCCCGGCAACGGCACGGTTGGAGCCGCCGGGACGCAACTCGACCGGAGACGATCGCGCGCGCGAGACAGGCGCGGCGGCGCGGACGCATGCACATGCGTGCGTGCGTCGGCGCGGCGCGTGGTCGGCCGCAGCGAGATCCACGGGCtgctgcacgcacgcacgcacgcacgcgggATCCATGGCTTTTTTTCTCGTCGCCGACgggattcggccaggggcttccaTTTGTTCCTGTGTTT
This region of Triticum aestivum cultivar Chinese Spring chromosome 2D, IWGSC CS RefSeq v2.1, whole genome shotgun sequence genomic DNA includes:
- the LOC123048705 gene encoding uncharacterized protein, which encodes MPPPASWFYRLRRKRGGDAGEIARGDRAPAVVTPPPSSASSREVPVPPPCTPNRASYYVPSGERGAVKGIPIPPKRRDTQFPRSPQPSDIIFDVVTVARAAADRFDGLRAMPELKLRPILTKPAGRKADGEEEEASGSGGASPTARARRRPRLYVKASGGRMGRRPADAQPPAMATTGPRRRQARRRRWLQESLVVVKESADPEEDFLASMAEMIAANDDVRASPRGLEELLACYLALNASEHHRAIVAAFRLAWLDDAPTSTAKHRPPPSHGLAG